A genomic segment from Chiroxiphia lanceolata isolate bChiLan1 chromosome 27, bChiLan1.pri, whole genome shotgun sequence encodes:
- the GATAD2A gene encoding LOW QUALITY PROTEIN: transcriptional repressor p66-alpha (The sequence of the model RefSeq protein was modified relative to this genomic sequence to represent the inferred CDS: deleted 1 base in 1 codon), translating into MTEETCRTRSQKRALERDVTPNDVDSKKLKMEKGLLGTELNSEGDMKIKAEPGAGKVQGLLKAGEVKATIKVEVQTGDEPVDMSTSKSEMKREKRVPSPDVIVLSDNEPSSPRMNGLTKIALKETSTEALMKSSPEERERMIKQLKEELRLEEAKLVLLKKLRQSQIQKETTAQKPAGSSGSAVTPPPLVRGPQSVPAGKPSLQTSSTRIPGTVIPPPLVRGGQQASSKLGTQQNTQIVMPPLVRGAQQIHTIRQHSSTGPPPLLLAPRASVPSVQIQGQRIIQQGLIRVANVPNASLLVNIPQASPTSIKGPAVSSAQANSAAPGASLGGSGESPASRQAAAKLALRKQLEKTLLEIPPPKPPAPEMNFLPSAANNEFIYLVGLEEVVQNLLETQGKALAAAAAREPFVCAQCQTDFTCRWREEKNGTIMCETCMTSNQKKALKAEHTNRLKAAFVKALQQEQEIEQRILQQTAPPGQPKAEPLVQHHSLKQSSSQMSRGAGASRGVLHSFSPSPKLQSPSASLGGRAGKHVERSGSKGSAAWKKTPLSTGGALPFVSPSLAVHKSASAVDRQREYLLDMIPPRSIPQSATWK; encoded by the exons ATGACAGAGGAAACATGCAGGACTCGGAGTCAGAAACGAGCCTTGGAGCGGGACGTGACCCCCAACGATGTGGACAGTAAGAAACTCAAAATGGAGAAAGGACTCTTGGGGACGGAGCTGAACTCTGAGGGAGACATGAAAATcaaggcagagcctggagctggcaAAGTGCAGGGACTGTTAAAGGCTGGAGAGGTGAAGGCGACCATCAAGGTGGAGGTTCAGACGGGGGATGAGCCTGTGGACATGAGCACCTCCAAAAG CGAGATGAAGCGGGAGAAGAGGGTCCCCTCCCCGGACGTCATCGTGCTGTCGGACAACGAGCCCTCGAGCCCGCGCATGAACGGGCTCACCAAGATCGCCCTCAAGGAGACCAGCACCGAGGCCCTGATG aagagcagccctgaggagcgGGAGAGGATGATCAAGCAGCTCAAGGAAGAGCTTCGGTTGGAAGAGGCAAAACTCGTCTTGTTGAAAAAGTTACGGCAAAGTCAAATCCAGAAGGAGACCACGGCTCAGAAG cccGCTGGTTCCTCTGGGAGTGCTGTCACCCCTCCGCCCTTGGTGCGGGGACCACAGAGTGTTCCTGCTGGGAAACCCTCCCTCCAG ACCTCTTCCACACGGATACCAGGCACTGTGATCCCTCCTCCCTTGGTCAGGGGAGGGCAACAGGCGTCTTCCAAGCTGGGCACTCAGCAGAACACGCAGATCGTGATGCCCCCCCTGGTCCGAGGGGCCCAG CAAATCCACACGATCCGGCAGCACTCCAGCACGGGGCCGCCCCCGCTGCTCCTGGCGCCGCGGGCGTCGGTGCCCAGCGTGCAGATCCAGGGCCAGCGGATCATCCAGCAGGGCCTGATCCGCGTGGCCAACGTGCCCAACGCCAGCCTGCTCGTCAACATCCCGCAG GCCTCCCCCACCTCCATCAAAGGCCCCGCGGTGAGCTCGGCCCAGGCCAATTCCGCGGCTCCCGGCGCGTCCCTGGGCGGCTCCGGCGAGTCCCCGGCCAGCAGGCAGGCCGCAGCCAAGCTGGCCCtcaggaagcagctggagaagacCCTGCTGGAGATCCCCCCTCCCAAACCTCCCGCCCCGGAGATGAACTTCCTGCCCAGCGCCGCCAACAACGAGTTCATCTACCTGGTGGGCCTGGAGGAGGTCGTGCAGAACCTGCTGGAGACGCAAG GCAAggcgctggcggcggcggcggcgcgcgaGCCCTTCGTGTGCGCGCAGTGCCAGACGGACTTCACGTGCCGCTGGCGGGAGGAGAAGAACGGCACCATCATGTGCGAGACCTGCATGACCTCCAACCAGAAGAAGGCCCTGAAGGCCGAGCACACGAACCGCCTCAAGGCCGCCTTCGTCAaggccctgcagcaggagcaggagatcGAGCAGCGCATCCTGCAGCAAACGGCCCCCCCGGGGCAGCCCAAGGCCGAGCCCCTCGTGCAG CACCACTCGCTCAAGCAG AGTTCCAGCCAGATGTCCCGAGGGGCCGGAGCCTCGCGGGGGGTCCTGCACAGCTTCAGCCCGTCCCCAAAGCTCCAGAGCCCCTCGGCCTCGCTGGGTGGCCGGGCCGGGAAGCACGTGGAGCGCTCCGGGAGCAAGGGCAGCGCGGCCTGGAAGAAAACCCCCCTGAGCACGG GTGGGGCTTTGCCCTTCGTCAGTCCCAGCTTAGCCGTGCACAAATCGGCCTCGGCCGTGGACCGGCAGCGCGAGTATCTCCTGGATATGATCCCGCCCCGCTCCATCCCACAGTCGGCCACGTGGAAATAA